A single genomic interval of Ramlibacter pinisoli harbors:
- the rlmH gene encoding 23S rRNA (pseudouridine(1915)-N(3))-methyltransferase RlmH has protein sequence MKLVVVAVGQRVPDWASAAWDDYAKRFPPELRLELKAVKTEPRGSRTVEQLMAAERERIEAAIPRGARVVALDERGTALSTVALAAKVKGWQLDADDVALVIGGPDGLDPAFRAAAHERVRLSDLTLPHAMVRVLLAEQLYRAWSINANHPYHRE, from the coding sequence ATGAAGCTGGTGGTGGTCGCGGTGGGCCAGCGGGTGCCCGACTGGGCGTCCGCTGCCTGGGACGACTACGCCAAGCGGTTCCCGCCCGAGCTTCGGCTCGAACTCAAGGCCGTGAAGACCGAGCCGCGCGGCTCGCGCACCGTGGAGCAGCTGATGGCCGCGGAGCGCGAGCGCATCGAGGCCGCCATTCCGCGCGGCGCCCGCGTGGTGGCCCTCGACGAGCGTGGCACGGCGCTGTCCACGGTGGCCCTGGCCGCCAAGGTCAAGGGCTGGCAGCTCGATGCCGACGACGTCGCACTGGTGATCGGCGGGCCCGACGGCCTCGATCCGGCCTTCCGCGCCGCGGCCCACGAGCGCGTGCGCCTGTCCGACCTCACGCTGCCGCACGCCATGGTGCGCGTGCTGCTGGCCGAGCAGCTGTACCGCGCCTGGTCGATCAACGCCAACCATCCCTACCACCGTGAGTGA
- the purD gene encoding phosphoribosylamine--glycine ligase encodes MKVLVIGGGGREHALAWKLAQSPKVQAVYVAPGNGGTARDARLENVPITDVVKLRQWAHANKIALTVVGPEAPLAAGVVDEFRSHGLRIFGPTRAAAQLESSKAFSKAFMRRHGIPTAAYETFSDPADAHAYIDRMGAPIVVKADGLAAGKGVVVAMTADEAHEAVDFMLLDNKLGVSHNEGGARVVIEEFLQGEEASFIVLCDGRNVTALATSQDHKRLLDRDQGPNTGGMGAYSPAPVVTPAVHARAMREVILPTMRGMEKDGIPYTGFLYAGLMIDAKGGVKTLEFNCRMGDPETQPILMRLKSDLYDVMLAATGGTLDQVELQWDRRTALGVVMAAAGYPLNPRKGDAVTGLPRDADEAMVFHAGTTMDDGQLLTSGGRVLCVTALADTVKSAQQRAYEVVQGIRFDGAQFRRDIGHRAVKG; translated from the coding sequence ATGAAGGTCCTCGTCATCGGCGGCGGTGGCCGCGAACACGCGCTGGCCTGGAAACTGGCCCAGTCCCCCAAGGTGCAGGCGGTCTACGTCGCCCCCGGCAACGGTGGCACGGCCCGCGACGCCCGGCTCGAGAACGTGCCGATCACCGACGTGGTGAAACTGCGCCAATGGGCGCATGCGAACAAGATCGCGCTGACGGTGGTCGGCCCCGAGGCACCCCTGGCCGCCGGCGTGGTCGACGAATTCCGCTCGCACGGCCTGCGCATCTTCGGCCCGACGCGGGCCGCGGCACAGCTGGAAAGCTCCAAGGCCTTCTCCAAGGCCTTCATGCGCCGGCACGGCATCCCCACCGCGGCCTACGAGACATTCTCCGATCCGGCCGACGCCCACGCCTACATCGACCGCATGGGCGCACCCATCGTGGTCAAGGCCGACGGGCTGGCCGCCGGCAAGGGCGTCGTGGTGGCCATGACGGCCGACGAGGCGCACGAGGCGGTCGACTTCATGCTGCTGGACAACAAGCTGGGCGTCAGCCACAACGAGGGCGGCGCCCGCGTGGTGATCGAGGAGTTCCTGCAGGGCGAAGAGGCCAGCTTCATCGTCCTGTGCGACGGCCGCAACGTCACCGCGCTGGCCACCAGCCAGGACCACAAGCGGCTGCTCGACCGCGACCAGGGCCCCAACACCGGCGGCATGGGCGCGTACTCGCCGGCGCCGGTCGTCACGCCCGCGGTGCACGCGCGCGCCATGCGCGAGGTCATCCTGCCCACCATGCGCGGCATGGAGAAGGACGGCATCCCGTACACCGGCTTCCTGTACGCCGGCCTGATGATCGACGCCAAGGGCGGCGTCAAGACGCTGGAATTCAACTGCCGCATGGGCGACCCGGAAACCCAGCCCATCCTGATGCGGCTGAAGTCCGACCTGTACGACGTCATGCTGGCCGCCACCGGCGGGACGCTCGACCAGGTCGAGCTGCAGTGGGACCGCCGCACCGCCCTGGGCGTGGTCATGGCCGCGGCCGGCTACCCGCTCAATCCGCGCAAGGGCGACGCCGTCACCGGGCTGCCGCGCGACGCCGACGAAGCCATGGTGTTCCACGCCGGCACCACCATGGACGACGGCCAGCTGCTCACCTCCGGCGGCCGGGTGCTGTGCGTCACGGCGCTGGCCGACACGGTGAAGTCGGCGCAGCAGCGGGCCTACGAGGTCGTGCAGGGCATCCGCTTCGACGGCGCCCAGTTCCGCCGCGACATCGGCCACCGCGCGGTGAAGGGCTGA
- the hemF gene encoding oxygen-dependent coproporphyrinogen oxidase: MIQNDAVRAYLLDLQARITQACTAVDGGAFRTDRWTKEPGEPLQGDGTTMILEQGPVLERAGVGFSHVRGPRLPPSATQHRPELAGAPFEALGVSLVFHPRNPYAPTVHMNVRMISAAPAGGSSAFWFGGGMDLTPCYGFEDDAVHFHQVCRRAVEPFGPDKYPRFKRWCDEYFHLKHRAEQRGIGGIFFDDLAELGFDGGFAMMRSVGDAFLDAYLPILERRKDLPYGERQRDFQLYRRGRYVEFNLVWDRGTHFGLQSGGRTESILLSMPPLCSWSYRHEPEPGSPEADLTSRFLQPREWA, translated from the coding sequence GTGATCCAGAACGATGCCGTGCGCGCCTACCTGCTGGACCTGCAGGCGCGCATCACGCAGGCCTGCACGGCCGTCGACGGTGGCGCGTTCCGCACCGACCGCTGGACCAAGGAGCCGGGCGAGCCGCTGCAGGGCGACGGCACCACCATGATCCTGGAGCAGGGGCCGGTGCTCGAACGCGCCGGGGTCGGCTTCTCGCACGTGCGCGGGCCGCGCCTGCCGCCCTCGGCCACCCAGCACCGGCCCGAGCTGGCCGGCGCACCGTTCGAGGCGCTGGGCGTGTCGCTGGTGTTCCACCCGCGCAATCCGTACGCGCCCACCGTGCACATGAACGTTCGGATGATCTCGGCCGCCCCGGCCGGCGGCTCGTCGGCCTTCTGGTTCGGCGGCGGGATGGACCTCACGCCCTGCTACGGCTTCGAGGACGACGCCGTGCACTTCCACCAGGTGTGCCGGCGCGCCGTGGAGCCGTTCGGCCCCGACAAGTACCCGCGCTTCAAGCGCTGGTGTGACGAGTACTTCCACCTGAAGCACCGCGCCGAGCAGCGCGGCATCGGTGGCATCTTCTTCGACGACCTGGCCGAACTGGGGTTCGACGGCGGCTTCGCCATGATGCGCTCGGTGGGCGACGCCTTCCTCGACGCCTACCTGCCCATCCTGGAGCGCCGCAAGGACCTGCCGTACGGCGAGCGCCAGCGCGACTTCCAGCTGTACCGTCGCGGTCGGTACGTCGAGTTCAACCTGGTCTGGGACCGCGGCACGCATTTCGGGCTGCAGTCCGGCGGCCGCACCGAGTCCATCCTGCTGTCCATGCCGCCGCTGTGCAGCTGGTCGTATCGGCACGAGCCCGAGCCGGGTTCGCCCGAGGCCGACCTCACCAGCCGGTTCCTGCAGCCGCGGGAGTGGGCTTGA
- a CDS encoding O-antigen ligase family protein: protein MSSRPLPAGHPGLGEFRSGQRPAADRGLLAFFGIALLFYFVVRGWLTASMVIMGVYCTGSCIVHRRELRPFLREPAVRWLALAALAPFTAALLVNLAHQQLVPRSIDATLRFLFAFAIFMDLRRRRLNFAPMAAVAFPAAIAVCAGWIFLVPQAPDHYWAGRFATIFMDPLTLSQHMMIAAFICLFLVQPSDPAWRKATMAAAIGLAILVALGTQSRTGWLMIPILLTVWLMRGRRLTTRQLAGSVSAVAVACVLAYWCSPVVQLRVDTVGIEVAAYASGANLDTSVGLRLSLYRVAAHLFVDRPLLGWGFATLPDIRTIPAITPFYTAALQSYFIGAGVHNEFLQAMMRMGLAGLLSRLLIYAVPLAIFVQACKSSAPRVRQNGYLGLVVVVGYLTASFTSEVTNLIYAASFYALLVAVFAAGALPRRPA, encoded by the coding sequence ATGTCGTCCCGTCCCCTGCCCGCCGGACACCCCGGCCTCGGCGAATTCCGGTCCGGACAACGCCCGGCCGCCGACCGCGGGCTGCTCGCATTCTTCGGCATCGCCCTCCTGTTCTATTTCGTGGTGCGGGGCTGGCTCACCGCGTCGATGGTGATCATGGGGGTGTATTGCACCGGCTCCTGCATCGTCCACCGGCGGGAACTGCGCCCGTTCCTGCGCGAGCCGGCGGTCCGCTGGCTGGCGCTGGCCGCGCTGGCGCCGTTCACCGCCGCGCTGCTGGTGAACCTGGCGCACCAGCAGCTGGTGCCACGGTCCATCGATGCCACCCTGCGCTTCCTGTTCGCCTTCGCGATCTTCATGGACCTGCGCCGGCGCCGCCTGAACTTCGCGCCGATGGCGGCGGTGGCATTCCCGGCCGCCATCGCGGTGTGCGCGGGCTGGATCTTCCTGGTGCCGCAGGCGCCCGACCATTACTGGGCCGGCCGCTTCGCGACCATCTTCATGGACCCGCTGACCCTGTCGCAGCACATGATGATCGCGGCCTTCATCTGCCTGTTCCTGGTGCAGCCGTCAGACCCGGCATGGCGCAAGGCCACCATGGCCGCCGCCATCGGGCTGGCGATCCTGGTGGCACTGGGAACGCAGTCGCGCACCGGCTGGCTCATGATCCCCATCCTGCTGACCGTGTGGCTCATGCGCGGGCGCCGGCTCACGACGCGGCAACTGGCGGGCTCGGTCAGCGCCGTGGCGGTGGCCTGTGTCCTGGCCTACTGGTGCTCCCCCGTGGTGCAGCTGCGGGTCGACACCGTGGGAATCGAAGTCGCGGCCTACGCGAGCGGCGCCAACCTGGACACCTCGGTCGGACTGCGGCTGTCGCTGTACCGCGTCGCGGCCCACCTGTTCGTCGACCGGCCGCTGCTGGGCTGGGGCTTTGCCACCCTGCCCGACATCCGGACCATCCCGGCCATCACGCCGTTCTACACCGCGGCCCTGCAGTCGTACTTCATCGGCGCCGGCGTGCACAACGAATTCCTGCAGGCCATGATGCGGATGGGCCTGGCCGGGCTGCTGTCCCGCCTGCTGATCTATGCCGTGCCGCTGGCCATCTTCGTGCAGGCCTGCAAGTCCTCGGCGCCGAGGGTGCGCCAGAACGGCTACCTGGGCCTGGTGGTGGTGGTCGGCTACCTCACCGCCAGCTTCACCTCCGAGGTCACCAACCTGATCTACGCAGCCTCCTTCTACGCCCTGCTGGTGGCCGTGTTCGCCGCCGGCGCCCTGCCCCGCCGCCCCGCATGA
- a CDS encoding glycosyltransferase family 9 protein: MDRAADFDSILVVATRQIGDVLLTTPLVRAARRRWPGARIDVLGFAGTLGMLAGNPDISHTIELPARLGWKGGLAAARRLWRRYDLALVTDGGDRAHALGWIAGRRRSGIVPPGESSSSWKQRLLHHCVMAAGDRGTVHTVAEKHALLAPWLPPASPVPAVTVPEPEDLPADLAAALKSGAVVVHAPSMWAYKQWPIAHYAETVRSLLDQGHQVVLTGSGSPRDQACIAPLLALGQPPALLDTSGRLGFRQLVTLLHRAALYVGPDTSVSHLAAAAGIPVVAVFGPSNPMRWAPWPAQAGQPVTWRRAAGRQTVGNVTVLQSELPCVPCGRAGCEDHRDSRADCLPHIHPERVLAEARRLLQPA, from the coding sequence ATGGATCGCGCCGCCGATTTCGACAGCATCCTCGTGGTTGCCACCCGCCAGATCGGCGACGTGCTGCTCACCACGCCGCTGGTGCGCGCCGCGCGCCGGCGCTGGCCGGGGGCCCGCATCGACGTGCTCGGCTTCGCCGGCACGCTCGGCATGCTGGCCGGCAATCCGGACATCTCGCACACCATCGAACTGCCCGCGCGCCTGGGCTGGAAAGGCGGCCTGGCCGCCGCCCGCCGCCTGTGGCGGCGCTACGACCTCGCGCTGGTCACCGACGGCGGCGACCGCGCGCACGCGCTCGGTTGGATCGCCGGCCGGCGCCGCAGCGGCATCGTGCCGCCGGGCGAGAGCAGCAGCAGCTGGAAGCAGCGCCTGCTGCACCACTGCGTCATGGCCGCCGGCGACCGCGGCACGGTCCACACCGTGGCCGAGAAGCATGCGCTGCTCGCGCCCTGGCTGCCGCCGGCCTCGCCCGTGCCGGCCGTCACGGTTCCCGAACCCGAGGACCTGCCGGCCGACCTGGCCGCCGCGCTGAAGTCCGGCGCCGTCGTGGTCCACGCACCGTCGATGTGGGCCTACAAGCAGTGGCCGATCGCGCACTACGCCGAGACCGTGCGCAGCCTGCTGGACCAGGGGCACCAGGTCGTGCTCACCGGCAGCGGCAGCCCGCGGGACCAGGCCTGCATCGCGCCCCTGCTGGCACTGGGTCAGCCGCCCGCGCTGCTCGACACCTCGGGCCGCCTGGGGTTCCGGCAACTCGTCACCCTGCTGCACCGTGCGGCGCTCTACGTGGGCCCCGACACCTCGGTGTCGCACCTGGCCGCGGCCGCGGGCATCCCGGTCGTGGCCGTGTTCGGCCCCAGCAACCCGATGCGCTGGGCACCCTGGCCCGCGCAGGCCGGCCAGCCGGTCACCTGGCGGCGCGCGGCCGGCCGCCAGACAGTGGGCAATGTCACGGTGCTGCAGAGCGAACTGCCCTGCGTGCCCTGCGGGCGCGCCGGCTGCGAGGACCACCGCGACAGCCGGGCCGACTGCCTGCCCCACATCCATCCCGAGCGCGTGCTGGCCGAAGCCCGCCGCCTCCTGCAACCTGCCTGA
- the rng gene encoding ribonuclease G: MQQDILINWSPQETRVAIVESGAVQELHVERTLERGLVGNVYLGKVARVLPGMQSAFIDIGLERAAFLHVADLHGVRSQEDGARSGQPPVPIEKQVFEGQPLMVQVIKDPIGTKGARLSSQISIAGRLLVFLPQDDHVGVSQKIPGDQRDALRARLQRLVGTRETGGGGGFILRTNGEDASDAELAEDIAYLRKTWTRIREAALRLPPGSLLHQDLSLLQRVLRDLVTESTQTIRIDSREQFGVLQAFGREFTPQAVDRLQLYKGERPIFDLFNIDEEIARALGRRVDLKSGGYLIVDQTEALTTVDVNTGGYVGARNFDDTIFKTNLEAAHAIARQLRLRNLGGIIIVDFIDMQREDHREAVLAEFRKQLGRDRTKTMSGGFSQLGLVEMTRKRTRESLAHMLCEPCAACQGAGQVRTARTVCYDILREILREARQFNPREYRVVASPKVVELFLDEESQHLAGLSDFIGKPISLQSESAMGQEQYDIVLL; the protein is encoded by the coding sequence ATGCAGCAGGACATCCTGATCAACTGGTCGCCGCAGGAAACCCGGGTCGCCATCGTCGAGAGCGGCGCGGTGCAGGAGCTGCACGTCGAGCGCACGCTGGAACGCGGGCTGGTGGGCAACGTCTACCTCGGCAAGGTGGCGCGGGTGCTGCCCGGCATGCAGTCGGCCTTCATCGACATCGGCCTGGAGCGCGCCGCGTTCCTGCACGTGGCCGACCTGCACGGGGTGCGCTCCCAGGAGGATGGTGCGCGCAGCGGCCAGCCGCCGGTGCCCATCGAGAAGCAGGTGTTCGAGGGCCAGCCGCTGATGGTGCAGGTGATCAAGGACCCGATCGGCACCAAGGGCGCGCGCCTGTCCAGCCAGATCAGCATCGCGGGCCGCCTGCTGGTGTTCCTGCCCCAGGACGACCACGTCGGGGTGTCGCAGAAGATCCCCGGCGACCAGCGCGACGCCCTGCGCGCGCGGCTGCAGCGGCTGGTGGGCACGCGCGAGACCGGCGGCGGCGGCGGCTTCATCCTGCGCACCAACGGCGAGGACGCGAGCGATGCCGAACTGGCCGAGGACATCGCCTACCTGCGCAAGACCTGGACGCGCATCCGCGAGGCTGCGTTGCGGCTGCCGCCCGGCTCGCTGTTGCACCAGGACCTGAGCCTGCTGCAGCGCGTGCTGCGCGACCTGGTGACCGAGTCGACCCAGACCATCCGCATCGACTCGCGCGAGCAGTTCGGCGTGCTGCAGGCGTTCGGGCGCGAGTTCACGCCGCAGGCGGTCGACCGGCTGCAGCTGTACAAGGGTGAGCGGCCGATCTTCGACCTGTTCAACATCGACGAGGAGATCGCCCGGGCGCTCGGGCGGCGGGTCGACCTCAAGTCGGGCGGCTACCTCATCGTCGACCAGACCGAGGCGCTGACCACGGTCGACGTGAACACCGGCGGCTACGTCGGGGCGCGCAACTTCGACGACACCATCTTCAAGACCAACCTGGAGGCGGCGCACGCCATCGCGCGGCAGCTGCGGCTGCGCAACCTGGGCGGAATCATCATCGTCGACTTCATCGACATGCAGCGGGAGGACCACCGCGAAGCGGTGCTGGCCGAGTTCCGCAAGCAGCTGGGGCGCGACCGCACCAAGACCATGTCGGGCGGCTTCTCGCAGCTGGGCCTGGTGGAGATGACGCGCAAGCGCACGCGCGAGTCGCTGGCCCACATGCTGTGCGAACCCTGCGCCGCCTGCCAGGGCGCCGGGCAGGTGCGCACTGCGCGCACCGTCTGCTACGACATCCTGCGCGAGATCTTGCGCGAGGCGCGCCAGTTCAACCCGCGCGAGTACCGCGTCGTGGCCTCGCCCAAGGTCGTCGAGCTGTTCCTCGACGAGGAGAGCCAGCACCTGGCCGGCCTGTCGGACTTCATCGGCAAGCCGATCTCGCTGCAGAGCGAGAGCGCCATGGGGCAGGAGCAGTACGACATCGTGCTGCTCTGA
- a CDS encoding glycosyltransferase family 2 protein produces MTAPTVAVTFACYNQVDYTRQCVDSLVRAGFDLSRLVAVDNGSTDATRDYLGTLPLGGRILNGHNLGCGVAWNQGALALQADWTVIMNNDVVVTTGWLDGLVGAANANGLKVVSPALVEGALDYDLEAFRAGDATKMRDVTRRGARHAVCMAVHRSVWDEVGYFRATPSLWGFEDSLFFHELDQAGIACGQVGASWLHHYGSITLSALKRERGLSQKEGLSARDTYRVLGQSFLQRKWARFQRKRQDARWREEELARHGMTLHGERVDGAFHWR; encoded by the coding sequence ATGACCGCCCCCACCGTCGCCGTCACGTTCGCCTGCTACAACCAGGTCGACTACACGCGCCAGTGCGTCGACAGCCTGGTGCGCGCCGGGTTCGACCTGTCGCGGCTGGTCGCCGTCGACAACGGCTCGACCGACGCCACCCGCGACTACCTGGGCACCCTGCCGCTGGGCGGCCGCATCCTGAACGGACACAACCTGGGCTGCGGCGTGGCCTGGAACCAGGGCGCGCTGGCGTTGCAGGCCGACTGGACCGTCATCATGAACAACGACGTCGTGGTTACCACGGGCTGGCTCGACGGGCTGGTCGGCGCCGCGAATGCCAACGGCCTGAAGGTGGTGTCGCCGGCGCTGGTCGAGGGCGCGCTCGACTACGACCTGGAGGCGTTCCGTGCCGGCGACGCCACGAAGATGCGCGACGTGACCCGCCGCGGCGCGCGCCATGCGGTCTGCATGGCGGTACACCGGTCAGTGTGGGACGAGGTCGGCTACTTCCGCGCCACGCCCAGCCTGTGGGGCTTCGAGGACAGCCTGTTCTTCCATGAGCTCGACCAGGCCGGCATCGCCTGCGGCCAGGTCGGCGCGTCGTGGCTGCACCACTACGGCTCGATCACGCTCAGCGCCCTCAAGCGCGAGCGCGGCCTGTCGCAGAAGGAGGGCCTCAGCGCGCGCGACACCTACAGGGTGCTCGGCCAGTCGTTCCTGCAGCGCAAGTGGGCCCGGTTCCAGCGCAAGCGCCAGGACGCGCGCTGGCGCGAGGAGGAACTGGCGCGCCATGGCATGACGCTGCACGGCGAAAGGGTGGACGGCGCCTTCCACTGGCGCTAG
- a CDS encoding Maf family nucleotide pyrophosphatase — protein sequence MSDFVYLASQSPRRRQLLEQLGVRHELLLPDPGEDTEALEAVLPGEAPVRYVRRVTGLKLDAALERLRRRGLPPAPVLCSDTTVALGRTIYGKPADDADAARMLRELAGRTHRVLTAVAVQRGRTRREALSESHVTFDRLLPAQVRAYVAGGEPHGKAGAYAIQGRAAAWISRIAGSHSGIMGLPMHETAQLLRAFGFRL from the coding sequence GTGAGCGATTTCGTGTATCTCGCGTCCCAGAGTCCGCGCCGGCGCCAGCTGCTGGAGCAGCTGGGCGTGCGCCATGAACTGCTGCTGCCCGATCCGGGCGAGGACACCGAGGCCCTCGAGGCCGTGCTGCCCGGCGAAGCGCCGGTGCGCTACGTCCGGCGCGTCACGGGCCTGAAGCTCGACGCCGCGCTGGAGCGCCTGCGCCGCCGCGGCCTGCCGCCGGCGCCGGTGCTGTGCTCGGACACCACGGTGGCCCTGGGACGCACCATCTACGGCAAGCCGGCCGACGACGCCGACGCGGCGCGCATGCTGCGCGAGCTGGCCGGCCGCACCCACCGGGTGCTCACCGCGGTGGCGGTGCAGCGCGGGCGCACCCGGCGCGAGGCGCTGTCGGAGTCGCACGTCACCTTCGACCGCCTGCTGCCCGCGCAGGTGCGCGCCTATGTCGCCGGCGGCGAACCGCACGGCAAGGCCGGCGCCTATGCCATCCAGGGCCGGGCCGCGGCGTGGATATCCCGCATCGCGGGCAGCCACTCGGGCATCATGGGCCTGCCGATGCACGAGACCGCGCAGCTGTTGCGCGCCTTCGGCTTCCGACTCTGA
- the rsfS gene encoding ribosome silencing factor: protein MTQATEKKDTQRLQRAIVDGLEDVKAQEIQVFNTEHLSPLFERVIVASGTSNRQTKALASSVRDAVREAGFPKPRIEGEENGEWIIVDCGAAVAHIMQPAIRNYYHLEEIWGDKPVRLKFGAPKPAHAAPEPAPAKKAPAKTSLRRSSAAKTAARAEEPKKAPAKKTAAKAPAKKAATARSGAPVKKAAPAKTAARKAPAKKTVAKSAPRKA, encoded by the coding sequence ATGACCCAAGCGACCGAGAAGAAAGACACCCAACGCCTCCAGCGAGCCATCGTCGACGGACTGGAGGACGTCAAGGCGCAGGAGATCCAGGTCTTCAACACCGAGCACCTCTCGCCCCTGTTCGAGCGGGTGATCGTGGCGTCGGGCACCTCCAACCGGCAGACCAAGGCGCTGGCCTCCAGCGTGCGTGACGCCGTGCGCGAGGCGGGCTTTCCCAAGCCGCGCATCGAGGGCGAGGAGAACGGCGAATGGATCATCGTCGACTGCGGCGCAGCCGTCGCGCACATCATGCAGCCGGCCATCCGCAACTACTACCACCTCGAGGAGATCTGGGGTGACAAGCCGGTGCGGCTGAAGTTCGGCGCGCCCAAGCCGGCGCATGCGGCCCCCGAGCCCGCGCCGGCCAAGAAGGCGCCTGCCAAGACCAGCCTGCGCCGCAGCAGTGCCGCCAAGACGGCGGCCCGGGCCGAGGAGCCGAAGAAGGCGCCGGCGAAAAAGACTGCCGCCAAGGCCCCGGCGAAGAAGGCCGCCACGGCCAGGTCGGGCGCCCCAGTCAAAAAGGCCGCCCCGGCCAAGACGGCCGCCAGGAAGGCGCCGGCAAAGAAGACTGTCGCCAAGTCCGCGCCCCGCAAGGCATGA
- the nadD gene encoding nicotinate (nicotinamide) nucleotide adenylyltransferase — translation MGLNAPRRLGVFGGSFDPPHLAHVALARAAVAQLGLDELRVLPTGQAWHKARALSAAQHRLAMAREAFRDVPNAHVDDRELRRSGPTYTVDTLRELSAEWPGAQLLLVIGADQAEALHGWRECAAIMELATLAVAARARPGPHASPFDTSRLPPGRWIAVELPTMPVSATQVRARVAAGQGIDQLVPAGVASYIALHHLYAPT, via the coding sequence GTGGGCTTGAACGCGCCCCGCCGGCTGGGCGTCTTCGGCGGCTCGTTCGATCCTCCGCACCTGGCCCACGTGGCGCTGGCCCGGGCGGCAGTGGCGCAACTCGGGCTCGACGAACTGCGCGTGCTGCCCACCGGGCAGGCCTGGCACAAGGCGCGCGCGCTGAGCGCCGCGCAGCACCGGCTGGCCATGGCCCGCGAGGCCTTCCGCGACGTGCCGAACGCCCACGTCGACGATCGCGAGCTGCGCCGCAGCGGACCCACCTACACCGTCGACACGCTGCGCGAGCTGAGTGCCGAGTGGCCCGGCGCGCAGCTGCTGCTGGTGATCGGCGCCGACCAGGCCGAGGCCCTGCACGGCTGGCGCGAGTGCGCGGCCATCATGGAGCTGGCGACGCTGGCCGTCGCCGCGCGTGCACGCCCTGGTCCCCACGCCTCACCGTTCGACACTTCGCGGCTGCCGCCGGGCCGCTGGATTGCGGTCGAGCTGCCCACGATGCCGGTCAGCGCCACCCAGGTCCGGGCCCGCGTCGCGGCCGGGCAGGGGATCGACCAGCTGGTTCCGGCCGGCGTCGCAAGCTATATTGCCCTTCACCACCTTTACGCCCCCACCTGA
- a CDS encoding YebC/PmpR family DNA-binding transcriptional regulator: MAGHSKWANIQHRKGRQDEKRGKVWTRVIREIMVAARQGGGDLNANPRLRLAVDKAKAANMPADTIKRNIDKATGNLEGVNYEEIRYEGYGIGGAAIIVDTMTDNRVRTVAEVRHVFSKYGGNMGTEGSVAFQFKHCGQLILAPGTSEDKVMDVALEAGAEDVLTDEDGAIEVLTGPADMEKVRNALEAAGLKPEVAEVTMRPENTIELAGDDAARMQKLLDMLEDLDDVQDVFHNASL, from the coding sequence ATGGCGGGACACAGCAAATGGGCGAACATCCAGCACCGCAAGGGGCGGCAGGATGAGAAGCGCGGCAAGGTCTGGACACGGGTGATCCGGGAGATCATGGTCGCGGCCCGCCAGGGCGGCGGCGACCTGAACGCCAACCCGCGCCTGCGGCTGGCGGTCGACAAGGCCAAGGCGGCCAACATGCCGGCCGACACCATCAAGCGCAACATCGACAAGGCCACCGGCAACCTCGAGGGCGTGAACTACGAGGAGATCCGCTACGAGGGCTACGGCATCGGCGGGGCGGCGATCATCGTCGACACCATGACCGACAACCGGGTCCGCACGGTCGCCGAGGTGCGCCACGTGTTCAGCAAGTACGGCGGCAACATGGGCACCGAGGGCTCGGTGGCGTTCCAGTTCAAGCACTGCGGCCAGCTCATCCTGGCACCGGGCACCAGCGAGGACAAGGTCATGGACGTGGCACTGGAGGCCGGCGCCGAGGACGTGCTCACCGACGAGGACGGCGCCATCGAGGTGCTCACCGGCCCGGCCGACATGGAAAAGGTGCGCAACGCCCTCGAGGCGGCGGGCCTGAAGCCCGAGGTGGCCGAGGTCACCATGCGGCCCGAGAACACCATCGAGCTGGCCGGCGACGACGCGGCCCGCATGCAGAAGCTGCTGGACATGCTGGAAGACCTGGACGACGTGCAGGACGTGTTCCACAACGCATCGCTCTGA